The following coding sequences lie in one Arachis hypogaea cultivar Tifrunner chromosome 9, arahy.Tifrunner.gnm2.J5K5, whole genome shotgun sequence genomic window:
- the LOC112711963 gene encoding receptor protein kinase-like protein At4g34220: MNLTSNILHLWWSVSSFVVLLFLVVLQSSVLALNSDGILLLHFKYSILSDPLSVLDTWNYDDVTPCSWNGITCTEIGTPGTPDFLRVTSLNLPHSQLLGSIAEELGMIQYLRHLDLSHNLLNGSLPNSIFNSSQLQVLSLSNNVISGELAELIGKLTRLQVLNLSDNAFGGSIPETLTSLQNLTTVSLKSNYFSGRVPSGFNFTEVLDLSSNLLNGSLPNEFGGENLRYLNLSYNKVSGTIPQTFARHIPGNATIDLSFNNLTGPIPDSSALLNQKTESLSGNADLCGKPLKILCSIPSTLSDPPTNATTSSPAIAAIPKTIDTTPPTNATGGSNNVSPSGLKPATIAAIVVGDLAGMAVLALIILLVYQKRKKRDPKPTNNSVNKDEIIITKQNHENDAKTTSSLPCSCLTMKEEATSSEESTSSESEQENSENNKVAKGGSLVTMDGETKLDLENLLKASAYILGNSGGSSIVYKAVLEDGRIFAVRRIGECGIERMKDFENQVRAIAKLRHPNLVRLRAFSWAKDEKLLVSDYVSNTTLASIGPRRGGSSSPLNLGLEIRLKIAKGVARGLAFIHEKKHVHGNIKPSNILLNSEMEPIICDFGLDRLILNHHNINHRANGSARNLLQQQQESATIGSSPYAATTTTTTMLGTSSSISGTPMAYQAPESLQNIRPNPKWDVYSFGMVLLELLSGRIVSDRELEQWFGVGPGSVDEEKNRVLLRMADVAIKSDVAGRETAILTCFKLGLSCTSVAPHKRPSMKEALHILDKIPSSATN; encoded by the exons ATGAACCTTACCTCTAACATTCTCCATTTGTGGTGGAGTGTCTCATCTTttgttgttcttctttttcttgttgtgCTTCAATCATCAGTACTTGCTCTTAACTCTGACGGGATTCTCTTGCTTCACTTCAAGTACTCTATCCTCAGTGACCCTTTATCAGTCTTAGATACATGGAACTACGATGATGTAACTCCATGTTCATGGAATGGAATCACATGCACAGAAATTGGAACACCAGGTACCCCGGATTTTCTGAGAGTCACAAGCTTGAACCTTCCCCATAGCCAGCTTCTTGGTTCCATTGCTGAAGAGCTAGGCATGATCCAATACCTACGCCACCTTGATCTCTCCCACAACCTCCTCAATGGTTCACTGCCAAATTCCATCTTCAACTCTTCACAGcttcaagttctttctctctcaAACAATGTCATCTCAGGAGAGTTAGCAGAGCTCATTGGCAAATTAACAAGACTTCAAGTTCTCAATCTCTCTGACAATGCCTTTGGTGGTTCAATCCCAGAAACCCTGACTTCTTTGCAGAACCTAACAACTGTTTCACTCAAGAGTAACTACTTCTCAGGAAGGGTCCCAAGTGGTTTCAACTTCACGGAGGTTTTGGATCTTTCATCAAATCTGCTCAACGGTTCTCTACCAAATGAGTTTGGTGGGGAAAACTTGAGGTACTTGAACCTCTCTTACAACAAGGTTTCAGGGACAATTCCACAAACATTTGCAAGGCATATTCCTGGAAACGCCACTATTGATCTCTCATTCAACAACCTCACAGGTCCAATACCAGATTCTTCTGCTTTACTCAACCAGAAAACCGAATCTCTATCTGGGAATGCTGATCTATGCGGGAAGCCTCTCAAGATTCTGTGTTCCATTCCTTCTACACTCTCTGATCCTCCAACCAATGCAACTACATCTTCACCTGCAATTGCAGCCATACCAAAAACAATCGACACAACACCACCAACAAACGCAACAGGAGGAAGCAATAACGTGTCACCGAGTGGCCTAAAACCTGCAACCATAGCCGCCATTGTTGTTGGAGACTTAGCTGGCATGGCCGTTCTTGCATTGATCATTCTCTTGGTCTaccaaaagagaaagaaaagggatcCAAAACCAACCAACAACAGCGTAAACAAAGACGAAATAATCATCACAAAACAGAACCACGAGAATGACGCGAAAACAACATCATCACTCCCCTGCTCATGCCTAACAATGAAAGAAGAAGCGACCTCATCAGAAGAATCAACAAGCTCAGAGAGTGAGCAGGAGAACTCAGAAAACAACAAGGTTGCGAAAGGAGGGAGTCTTGTGACGATGGACGGAGAGACAAAGCTTGATCTGGAGAATCTCCTGAAGGCATCGGCGTATATATTGGGAAACAGTGGCGGCAGCAGCATAGTGTACAAGGCAGTTCTTGAAGATGGAAGAATCTTCGCCGTTCGAAGAATCGGTGAATGTGGAATTGAGAGGATGAAGGACTTCGAGAACCAAGTAAGAGCCATTGCCAAGCTTCGCCACCCAAATTTGGTTCGGCTTCGCGCCTTCAGCTGGGCCAAAGACGAGAAGCTTCTTGTCTCCGACTACGTTTCTAATACCACCCTCGCTTCCATCGGTCCGA GAAGAGGAGGTTCATCATCACCCTTGAACTTGGGATTGGAAATTCGGTTAAAGATAGCAAAAGGGGTTGCGCGAGGGTTAGCGTTCATTCACGAGAAGAAACACGTGCATGGCAACATCAAACCCAGCAACATTTTGTTAAACTCTGAGATGGAACCAATCATCTGTGATTTTGGGCTAGACCGGCTCATCTTGAACCACCACAACATTAACCATAGAGCAAACGGTTCAGCTAGGAACTTACTTCAACAGCAGCAAGAAAGTGCAACCATTGGTTCAAGCCCCTATgctgcaacaacaacaacaacaacaatgcttgGAACATCATCATCCATTAGTGGGACTCCAATGGCGTATCAAGCACCAGAGTCGCTTCAAAACATTAGGCCGAACCCCAAGTGGGACGTGTACTCGTTTGGAATGGTTCTACTTGAGCTTCTCAGTGGGAGGATTGTTTCAGACCGGGAGTTGGAGCAGTGGTTTGGAGTTGGACCGGGTTCGGTGGACGAGGAGAAGAACCGGGTGTTGTTGAGGATGGCCGACGTGGCAATCAAGTCTGACGTGGCTGGAAGAGAGACTGCTATCTTGACGTGCTTCAAGTTGGGGCTTAGTTGTACCTCAGTTGCCCCACACAAGAGACCCTCTATGAAAGAGGCTCTGCATATCTTGGACAAGATCCCTTCATCTGCTACAAATTAA
- the LOC112711964 gene encoding probable carbohydrate esterase At4g34215, with protein MNIFILSGQSNMAGRGGVIKTYDHHLHRTTQHWDGVVPPECSSDLSTHRLSAALRWEHAHEPLHADIDTKKVCGVGPGMSFANAVRRRVDSPLGLVPCAAGGTAIKEWARGEELYENMVKRAKESVKEDDKSAIKALLWYQGESDTSSEEDAEAYKVNMENLIQNVRQDLNLPSLPIIQVAIASGSEYMEKVREAQKAIDISNVMCVDAKGLQLKEDNLHLTTEAQVQLGQMLAEAYLTHFHPC; from the exons ATGAACATCTTCATTCTATCCGGCCAGAGCAACATGGCCGGTCGCGGAGGCGTCATCAAGACCTACGACCACCACCTCCACCGGACGACACAGCACTGGGACGGCGTCGTACCGCCGGAGTGCAGCTCTGACCTTTCCACCCACCGCCTCAGCGCCGCCCTCCGATGGGAACATGCACACGAGCCCCTCCACGCCGACATCGACACCAAGAAAGTATGCGGGGTGGGTCCCGGCATGAGCTTCGCGAACGCTGTGCGACGGCGCGTGGACTCCCCTTTGGGATTGGTGCCGTGCGCGGCGGGGGGCACGGCCATAAAGGAGTGGGCGCGTGGTGAAGAATTGTACGAGAACATGGTGAAGAGAGCGAAGGAGAGCGTGAAGGAAGATGATAAGAGTGCGATCAAAGCGTTGTTGTGGTACCAAGGAGAGAGCGACACGTCAAGTGAGGAAGACGCTGAGGCTTACAAGGTCAATATGGAGAATCTCATCCAAAACGTTCGTCAAGACCTTAATCTCCCTTCTCTTCCAATCATTCAG GTTGCAATAGCTTCGGGATCTGAGTACATGGAGAAAGTGAGAGAGGCACAAAAGGCGATTGATATTTCGAATGTGATGTGCGTCGACGCCAAGGGATTGCAGTTGAAGGAAGATAATCTTCACCTAACTACGGAGGCTCAAGTTCAATTGGGTCAAATGCTTGCCGAGGCTTATCTTACACATTTTCATCCTtgttga